One genomic region from Candidatus Cloacimonadota bacterium encodes:
- a CDS encoding SBBP repeat-containing protein has product MKKPLILFLFFLLVFNLCSATKFNYTVSSSKFENLTVPFIENEGQIENEDVAFYAQTFGGIVFVEKGGVLTYSIQSETNKNIVLKERFQGINFKLEKGKSHNANISYFSGNDPTKWINDLNTYKSLSYGEFVKGISLDLKAYSQKVEKIFTINPGSSAEDIFVELENISYLSIIDDQLVATTDNGTLEFCKPIAYQIIDKEKVIVGVEYKLISNDCYGFRVGAYRFDLPLIIDPFLASTYIGSSENDKARSDIALDSNGNVFIAGLTVSTNYPTTGGVYDGGYNDGGSDVFVSKLSGDLSQLLASTFIGGEAGESAEGLAIDNNNNIYITGYTYGRTSGVTNYPTTSGAYQTGHTASTGGWNAFVSIFSNDLTTLSYSTLYGHTNGGDYSYGILLNGNPVDIYIVGHSANHTTGDGYEVFVLKFNNTLSTLSDSYFLYSGSSAEGQDIAMDSNNDIFIVGFTGYLSSYPFMENSGVTIGYDHTHNGGLDIFVCKIKSDMTGVDSWTYLGGSTSDWGYGIDIDSNDNIFVIGHGYSNDFPTTVGAYDGTYGSQTDVVLSKFDNTLANLSASTYIGGNEIDYGFYILLDDNDFPYITGTAGESWPTTVGAYDTSANGSTDIFVTRLLNDLSEISLSTFIGGSNEDRGISLCFDANDNLYVAGYTGSSDFPVSSGAYDESFNSMADVVLCKITDDLTLPVTLSSFTGIIENGLPTLNWTTESELENLGWNVYRSEYETGLEDNSIKLNNILIPGMGTVSVPTEYSYVDEQPVQNVGLHYYWLESVSNSGDLEIYGPVSIDLSNSNLIPETPAKSYVSQNRPNPFNPTTTIEFGIEEGETGTLAIYNSKGQKILSQEYEAGFHTFNWDAASQASGVYFYQLKTDKYFKTNKMLMLK; this is encoded by the coding sequence ATGAAAAAGCCGCTTATTTTATTTTTATTTTTTTTGTTAGTATTTAATTTATGTTCTGCAACAAAATTTAATTACACAGTTTCGAGCAGTAAATTTGAAAATTTGACCGTACCTTTTATAGAAAATGAAGGTCAAATTGAAAATGAAGATGTTGCGTTTTATGCTCAAACTTTTGGGGGAATTGTTTTCGTTGAAAAAGGTGGTGTTCTTACTTATTCAATACAATCGGAAACGAACAAAAACATAGTCTTGAAAGAAAGATTTCAAGGAATAAATTTCAAACTGGAAAAAGGAAAATCCCATAATGCGAACATAAGCTATTTCTCTGGAAATGATCCGACTAAATGGATTAATGATTTAAATACATATAAATCATTGTCTTATGGAGAATTTGTTAAAGGTATTTCTTTGGATTTAAAGGCATATTCTCAAAAAGTGGAAAAGATATTCACAATTAATCCCGGAAGCAGTGCGGAAGATATTTTTGTAGAATTAGAAAATATTTCTTATTTGAGTATCATCGATGATCAACTTGTTGCTACTACAGACAATGGAACTTTGGAATTTTGTAAACCCATTGCCTATCAGATAATTGATAAGGAGAAAGTCATTGTAGGTGTTGAGTACAAATTGATTTCAAATGATTGCTATGGTTTTAGAGTTGGAGCATATAGATTTGATTTACCACTAATTATTGATCCCTTTTTAGCCAGTACATATATTGGGAGCTCCGAAAATGATAAAGCCCGATCAGATATAGCTCTTGATTCTAATGGTAATGTTTTTATTGCAGGCCTCACAGTTTCAACAAACTATCCAACAACAGGTGGTGTTTATGATGGTGGATACAATGATGGGGGTTCAGACGTTTTTGTTAGTAAGCTATCGGGTGATTTAAGTCAGTTATTAGCTAGTACTTTTATTGGTGGTGAGGCAGGTGAATCAGCAGAAGGTTTAGCTATTGATAACAACAATAACATTTATATTACTGGTTACACTTACGGTAGAACTTCCGGAGTAACAAATTATCCTACTACGTCCGGAGCATATCAGACTGGTCATACAGCCTCTACAGGCGGATGGAATGCCTTCGTAAGTATTTTTAGTAATGACTTAACTACGTTATCATATAGCACTTTATACGGTCATACAAATGGAGGTGATTATTCTTATGGTATTTTGTTGAATGGGAATCCAGTAGATATTTATATCGTTGGTCATTCTGCCAATCATACAACCGGAGATGGCTATGAAGTATTTGTATTGAAATTTAATAATACTTTATCTACATTATCAGATAGCTACTTTTTATATAGCGGATCATCTGCTGAAGGTCAAGATATTGCCATGGATTCAAATAATGATATTTTTATTGTTGGTTTTACGGGCTATTTAAGTTCATACCCATTTATGGAAAATAGTGGAGTAACTATAGGCTATGACCATACTCATAATGGAGGTTTAGATATTTTTGTCTGCAAAATAAAATCTGATATGACTGGTGTTGATTCGTGGACATATTTAGGCGGAAGCACCAGTGATTGGGGATATGGAATAGATATTGATTCTAATGATAATATATTTGTTATCGGTCATGGATATTCAAACGACTTCCCAACCACAGTTGGAGCTTATGATGGAACCTATGGCAGTCAGACTGACGTAGTTTTATCAAAATTTGATAACACATTAGCAAATTTGAGTGCTAGCACTTACATCGGGGGCAATGAAATTGATTATGGTTTCTACATCTTGTTAGATGATAATGATTTCCCTTATATCACGGGAACTGCAGGAGAATCATGGCCAACTACTGTCGGTGCTTACGACACTTCAGCTAATGGTAGCACAGATATTTTTGTCACCAGGTTATTAAATGATCTTAGTGAGATCTCCTTAAGTACCTTTATTGGTGGCTCAAATGAAGATAGAGGTATTTCTTTATGTTTTGATGCAAATGATAACTTATACGTTGCTGGTTATACAGGTTCAAGTGACTTTCCGGTTTCGAGTGGTGCTTATGATGAATCATTCAATTCAATGGCGGATGTTGTACTATGCAAAATTACTGATGACCTGACTCTTCCCGTTACACTTTCATCATTCACCGGAATTATCGAAAACGGTCTTCCAACCTTGAATTGGACCACCGAATCCGAACTGGAAAATCTGGGTTGGAATGTTTACAGAAGCGAATATGAAACTGGTTTGGAAGATAATTCAATCAAACTAAATAATATTCTAATTCCCGGCATGGGAACAGTATCAGTTCCAACCGAATACAGTTACGTAGATGAACAGCCGGTTCAAAATGTAGGACTTCATTATTACTGGTTGGAAAGCGTGAGTAACAGTGGAGATTTGGAAATTTATGGTCCAGTTTCCATTGATCTGAGTAATTCTAACCTAATCCCCGAAACGCCAGCAAAAAGTTATGTGAGTCAGAATCGACCCAATCCTTTCAATCCTACTACCACAATTGAATTCGGAATTGAGGAAGGAGAAACCGGCACACTCGCCATTTACAACTCCAAAGGGCAGAAAATCCTTTCACAAGAATATGAAGCAGGATTCCACACCTTTAATTGGGATGCAGCCAGTCAGGCATCAGGAGTCTATTTTTATCAACTTAAAACAGACAAATATTTTAAAACGAATAAAATGCTGATGTTGAAGTAA